The following proteins come from a genomic window of Yinghuangia sp. ASG 101:
- a CDS encoding AMP-binding protein: MMRTIPADLVQRYEAEGWWTRDTIGELLARGLAAAPDTEFRVHSAVRPWSGTFADVELTARRLAAGLSARGVGAGDVVVFQLPNWMEAAAVFWASAFLGATVVPVVHFYGRKELGYIIDSTKPKVFITAERFGRMEFAPEVSAGVPVVGVVDRDFDDLLADEPLAGTVATDPDSAALIAFTSGTTSNPKGVVHSHRTLGYETRQLAGLYPPDRGKQLTAAPVGHFIGMVNAFLIPVRDGTPVHLTDVWDPAQALALMKSDGLHVGGGATYFMTSLIDHPDFTPEHVPFMKYAGLGGSSVPAAVTRRLDALGVIVFRSYGSTEHPSITGSMYDAPVDKRLLTDGDPLPGVEIRLAEDGEILSRGPELCVGYTDPALTAAAFDDEGWYHTGDIGELDADGYLSITDRKSDIIIRGGENISALEVEEALLAMPGVAEAVVVSAPDARLGEHAAAFLRLLPGAAEPALDDVRAHLEGVGLARQKWPEELHLADDFPRTASGKVQKFVLRRSVAAQSE, encoded by the coding sequence ATGATGCGAACGATCCCCGCCGACCTTGTCCAGCGGTACGAAGCGGAAGGGTGGTGGACGCGCGACACGATCGGCGAACTGCTGGCGCGCGGCCTGGCGGCGGCCCCGGACACCGAGTTTCGCGTGCACTCGGCGGTGCGCCCGTGGAGCGGCACTTTCGCGGACGTGGAACTCACGGCCCGCAGACTGGCCGCCGGGTTGAGCGCCAGAGGCGTGGGCGCCGGCGATGTCGTCGTCTTCCAATTGCCGAACTGGATGGAGGCCGCCGCGGTTTTCTGGGCCTCGGCGTTCCTGGGCGCGACCGTCGTTCCCGTCGTGCACTTCTACGGCCGCAAGGAACTCGGCTACATCATCGACTCCACGAAACCGAAGGTGTTCATCACCGCCGAGCGATTCGGGCGCATGGAGTTCGCACCCGAGGTGAGTGCCGGCGTCCCGGTCGTCGGTGTCGTGGACCGCGACTTCGACGACCTGCTCGCCGACGAGCCGCTGGCCGGCACCGTCGCGACGGACCCGGACTCGGCCGCGCTGATCGCCTTCACGTCGGGCACCACCAGCAACCCGAAGGGCGTCGTCCACAGCCACCGCACGCTCGGCTACGAGACGCGGCAGCTCGCGGGCCTCTACCCGCCGGACCGCGGCAAGCAGCTCACGGCCGCGCCCGTGGGCCACTTCATCGGCATGGTGAACGCGTTCCTGATCCCGGTGCGGGACGGCACCCCGGTGCACCTGACCGACGTCTGGGACCCGGCCCAGGCGCTGGCGCTCATGAAGAGCGACGGCCTGCACGTCGGCGGCGGCGCGACGTACTTCATGACCTCGCTGATCGACCACCCCGACTTCACGCCCGAGCACGTGCCGTTCATGAAGTACGCGGGACTGGGCGGCTCGTCGGTGCCCGCCGCGGTCACCCGGCGGCTCGACGCGCTCGGCGTCATCGTCTTCCGGTCGTACGGCAGCACCGAGCACCCGTCGATCACCGGCTCGATGTACGACGCGCCCGTCGACAAGCGGCTCCTCACCGACGGGGACCCGCTCCCCGGGGTGGAGATCCGCCTCGCGGAGGACGGCGAGATCCTCAGCCGCGGCCCCGAGCTGTGCGTCGGCTACACCGACCCGGCCCTGACCGCGGCGGCGTTCGACGACGAAGGCTGGTACCACACCGGCGACATCGGCGAGCTGGACGCCGACGGGTACCTCTCGATCACGGACCGCAAGTCGGACATCATCATCCGCGGCGGCGAGAACATCAGCGCCCTGGAGGTCGAGGAAGCGCTGCTGGCCATGCCCGGTGTCGCGGAGGCCGTGGTGGTCTCGGCGCCGGACGCGCGGCTCGGCGAGCACGCCGCGGCGTTCCTGCGGCTGCTGCCCGGCGCGGCCGAGCCGGCACTCGACGACGTACGCGCGCACCTCGAAGGCGTGGGACTGGCCCGGCAGAAGTGGCCGGAGGAACTGCACCTCGCGGACGACTTCCCGAGGACCGCGAGCGGCAAGGTGCAGAAGTTCGTTCTCCGGCGGAGCGTTGCAGCACAATCAGAGTGA
- a CDS encoding enoyl-CoA hydratase/isomerase family protein — MVELELDDGVAIITINRPESRNAIAPDTMDGLEKALDDVADARALVITGGGDRAFVSGGDLRELAKMRTEDEAYAFAVRMRAICDRIAAFPGPSIAALNGHALGGGAEVAVAADIRVAADGVLIGFTQATLAVMPAWGGAERLAELVGRGRALMLAGTGRVLGAADAERLGLVDTVLPRESFDEGWRSLAKSLATAAAVETKHVMKGGSSTDDVARRFARLWVADDHWAAVDGVLNRAKK, encoded by the coding sequence ATGGTCGAACTTGAACTGGACGATGGTGTGGCGATCATCACCATCAATCGTCCGGAGTCCCGCAATGCCATCGCGCCCGACACTATGGACGGGTTGGAGAAGGCACTCGACGACGTCGCGGACGCCCGCGCCCTGGTCATCACCGGCGGAGGCGACCGCGCCTTCGTCTCCGGAGGGGACCTGCGGGAACTTGCCAAGATGCGCACCGAGGACGAGGCGTACGCCTTCGCCGTGCGCATGCGCGCGATCTGCGACCGCATCGCCGCGTTCCCCGGTCCCTCGATCGCCGCGCTCAACGGCCACGCGCTGGGCGGCGGTGCGGAGGTCGCGGTGGCCGCCGACATCCGGGTCGCCGCCGACGGCGTCCTGATCGGCTTCACCCAGGCGACGCTGGCCGTCATGCCCGCGTGGGGCGGCGCCGAACGCCTCGCCGAACTCGTCGGCCGGGGGCGGGCGTTGATGCTCGCCGGCACCGGCAGGGTGCTCGGCGCGGCCGACGCCGAACGCCTCGGGCTCGTCGACACGGTGCTGCCCCGGGAGTCGTTCGACGAGGGCTGGCGCTCGCTGGCCAAGTCGCTCGCCACCGCGGCGGCGGTCGAGACCAAGCATGTGATGAAAGGCGGTTCGTCCACCGACGACGTGGCCCGGCGCTTCGCGAGGCTGTGGGTCGCCGACGACCACTGGGCAGCCGTCGACGGGGTGCTGAACCGCGCCAAGAAGTAG
- a CDS encoding thiolase C-terminal domain-containing protein, with translation MAGQSERPVPVIAKETEFFWRSGADGRLRFQACKACAALIHPPQPVCRVCRSHELGVRVVSGYATLIGFTVSHRFGFPGLPSPYVVAQVAIEDDPRVRLTTNIVDCDPDDLVLGMRMEVVFEKVGDGDGPPTTAWLPLFRPAAEQPAEPAALPRDEIEPGDMWRHVRPMVTPEKFEDKVAVTGIGMSEVGRRLMLPPLQLTVEACERAIADAGLSLDDIDGLASYPGAGNVGGFGEGGVAALQSALGIRPTWYNGGMETFGPGGSVIAAMLAVSSGLARHVLCFRTVWESTFSELIKAGKIKVPAGAAPTGWMNPFGATSAAHTLAQTAQRYFHTYGASRETLGWIALNQRANAMVNPTAIYRDPMTMDDYLSARMITTPLGLYDCDVPCDGATAVIVSAVDAARDLAKPVIRVESVGTQSIERLEWDQSTLTHEPQALGPAAHLWSRTSLRPSDVDVAELYDGFTINCLTWIEALGFCGIGEGKDFLDGGKNIAREGGVVALNTHGGQLSHGRTHGMGLIHEAITQLRGEAGERQVAGARVAAVSSGGLTPSGAILFRKDG, from the coding sequence GTGGCCGGACAGTCCGAGCGCCCCGTTCCAGTGATCGCCAAGGAGACCGAGTTCTTCTGGCGCTCGGGGGCGGACGGCCGCCTCCGCTTTCAGGCGTGCAAGGCGTGTGCCGCACTGATCCACCCGCCGCAGCCGGTCTGCCGCGTCTGCCGGAGCCACGAGCTGGGCGTGCGCGTCGTCTCCGGCTACGCGACGCTGATCGGCTTCACCGTCAGCCACCGCTTCGGCTTCCCCGGCCTGCCCTCGCCGTACGTTGTGGCCCAGGTCGCGATCGAGGACGACCCGCGCGTCCGGCTGACCACCAACATCGTCGACTGCGACCCCGACGACCTCGTGCTCGGCATGCGCATGGAGGTCGTCTTCGAGAAGGTCGGCGACGGCGACGGCCCGCCCACCACGGCCTGGCTGCCGCTGTTCCGGCCGGCCGCCGAACAGCCCGCCGAACCCGCCGCGTTGCCGCGCGACGAGATCGAACCCGGGGACATGTGGCGGCACGTCCGCCCGATGGTCACGCCGGAGAAGTTCGAGGACAAGGTCGCGGTCACCGGCATCGGGATGTCGGAGGTCGGGCGCCGCCTCATGCTGCCCCCGCTCCAGCTCACCGTCGAGGCCTGCGAACGCGCCATCGCCGACGCCGGGTTGAGCCTCGACGACATCGACGGCCTCGCCTCCTACCCCGGCGCCGGCAACGTCGGCGGCTTCGGCGAGGGCGGCGTCGCCGCCCTCCAGTCGGCGCTGGGCATCCGGCCCACCTGGTACAACGGCGGCATGGAGACCTTCGGGCCCGGCGGCTCGGTGATCGCCGCCATGCTCGCGGTCTCCAGCGGCCTCGCCCGGCACGTGCTGTGCTTCCGCACGGTGTGGGAGTCCACGTTCTCCGAGCTGATCAAGGCCGGCAAGATCAAGGTGCCCGCGGGCGCCGCGCCGACCGGGTGGATGAACCCCTTCGGGGCGACCTCCGCCGCGCACACCCTGGCGCAGACCGCGCAGCGCTACTTCCACACGTACGGCGCGTCGCGCGAGACGCTCGGCTGGATCGCGCTCAACCAGCGCGCGAACGCCATGGTCAACCCGACCGCGATCTACCGCGACCCGATGACGATGGACGACTACCTGTCGGCCCGGATGATCACCACCCCGCTCGGCCTCTACGACTGCGACGTCCCGTGCGACGGCGCGACCGCCGTGATCGTGTCCGCCGTGGACGCCGCCCGCGACCTCGCCAAGCCGGTGATCCGCGTCGAGTCCGTCGGCACGCAGTCGATCGAACGCCTCGAATGGGACCAGAGCACGCTCACCCACGAGCCGCAGGCCCTCGGCCCGGCCGCGCACCTGTGGTCGCGGACCTCGCTGCGCCCGTCGGACGTCGACGTGGCCGAGCTGTACGACGGCTTCACCATCAACTGCCTGACCTGGATCGAGGCCCTGGGCTTCTGCGGCATCGGCGAGGGCAAGGACTTCCTCGACGGCGGCAAGAACATCGCCCGCGAAGGCGGCGTGGTGGCCCTCAACACGCACGGCGGCCAGCTCTCGCACGGCCGCACGCACGGCATGGGCCTCATCCACGAGGCCATCACCCAGCTCCGCGGCGAGGCCGGCGAGCGGCAGGTGGCCGGGGCCCGGGTGGCCGCGGTCAGCAGCGGCGGCCTGACGCCCAGCGGCGCCATCCTGTTCCGGAAGGACGGCTGA
- a CDS encoding NAD(P)/FAD-dependent oxidoreductase gives MAETQNIVVVGGGAAGVAAVETLRRDGYTGSLTLLCGESALPYDRPPLSKQVLTGAWELERTQLRDAQQYRDLGVDLRHLGATGLDVAGRRVRLADGTELPYDGVILATGVQPRRLPAGHDLPGVHVLRGHVDAEGLRGALTPGTRLVVVGAGLIGLEVAASARGLGLDVTVVEPAAQPMLRQVGPRIGAIIADLHREQGVDLRLGVGVAELRGDGGAVNAVVLSDGGVVDADCVLVSIGAEPTVDWLRDSGLTLGNGVECDEFCRAAPGVYAAGDVASWVNPRYGRRMRLEHRTNASEQGGAAAQNLLRDLAGEERKPFTPLPYFWTDQYTVKIQAHGVLPEDADIEIEQGPAEGRWVAVYRTGGQLTGVLGWNAPTLVLPYRRRMLEEAVAS, from the coding sequence GTGGCCGAGACACAGAACATCGTGGTGGTCGGCGGCGGCGCCGCCGGCGTGGCGGCGGTCGAGACCCTGCGGCGCGACGGATACACCGGCTCGCTCACCCTCCTGTGCGGGGAGTCGGCACTGCCGTACGACCGGCCCCCGCTGTCCAAGCAAGTCCTCACGGGCGCTTGGGAGTTGGAGCGGACGCAGCTGCGCGACGCCCAGCAGTACCGCGACCTCGGCGTGGACCTGCGCCACCTCGGGGCGACCGGCCTGGACGTCGCGGGACGCCGGGTGCGCCTGGCCGACGGCACCGAACTCCCGTACGACGGCGTGATCCTCGCCACCGGCGTGCAGCCGCGCCGCCTGCCGGCCGGGCACGACCTCCCGGGCGTCCACGTGCTGCGCGGCCACGTCGACGCGGAGGGCCTGCGCGGCGCGCTGACGCCGGGCACCCGCCTCGTCGTCGTCGGCGCGGGGCTCATCGGCCTGGAGGTGGCCGCGTCCGCCCGGGGCCTGGGCCTGGACGTCACCGTGGTCGAGCCGGCCGCCCAGCCGATGCTGCGTCAGGTCGGGCCCCGGATCGGCGCGATCATCGCCGACCTGCACCGCGAGCAGGGCGTGGACCTGCGGTTGGGCGTCGGCGTCGCGGAACTCCGCGGCGACGGCGGCGCGGTGAACGCGGTCGTGCTGTCGGACGGCGGCGTCGTCGACGCCGACTGCGTGCTGGTGTCCATCGGCGCGGAGCCGACCGTCGACTGGCTGCGCGACTCCGGGCTGACCCTCGGCAACGGCGTCGAGTGCGACGAGTTCTGCCGTGCCGCGCCCGGGGTGTACGCCGCGGGCGACGTCGCCTCGTGGGTCAACCCGCGCTACGGCCGCCGCATGCGGCTGGAGCACCGGACCAACGCGAGCGAGCAGGGCGGCGCGGCGGCGCAGAACCTCCTGCGGGACCTCGCGGGCGAGGAGCGGAAGCCGTTCACGCCGCTCCCGTACTTCTGGACCGACCAGTACACCGTCAAGATCCAGGCGCACGGCGTGCTCCCCGAGGACGCCGACATCGAGATCGAGCAGGGGCCGGCCGAGGGCCGGTGGGTCGCTGTCTATCGAACCGGCGGACAGCTCACGGGAGTTCTGGGATGGAACGCCCCGACGCTCGTGCTGCCGTACCGCAGGCGGATGCTCGAGGAGGCCGTCGCCTCGTAG
- a CDS encoding DUF4286 family protein has translation MPQGVFYVESMPASAEREADFHDWYQNTHLPEMAALPGVVSARRFAPTNGKGPFVTLYELEADDLDAIIAHVREAAAGFTMSDAVDMTVNPRMRVLRLIGEHGPSDAQA, from the coding sequence ATGCCCCAAGGTGTCTTCTACGTCGAATCGATGCCCGCGTCGGCCGAGCGCGAGGCCGATTTCCACGACTGGTACCAGAACACCCACCTGCCGGAGATGGCCGCGCTGCCGGGCGTCGTCTCGGCGCGCCGCTTCGCGCCGACCAACGGCAAGGGCCCGTTCGTGACGCTCTACGAGCTGGAGGCCGACGACCTCGACGCGATCATCGCCCACGTGCGGGAGGCCGCCGCCGGGTTCACGATGTCGGACGCGGTCGACATGACCGTGAATCCGAGGATGCGCGTCCTGAGGCTCATCGGCGAACACGGCCCTTCCGACGCCCAGGCCTGA
- a CDS encoding SDR family NAD(P)-dependent oxidoreductase yields the protein MFELNGRTALVTGAGRHVGRRIAEVLAEAGAAVAVNDIDRGRAEETAEALVAAGGKAAAVPGDITDPATVRAIVDRTGELLGPVDILVNNAGIPVGGSTWGAQFGDTSPDDWTPLIQLNVLAVLHCTHAVLPHMREQGYGRLIHIVSDSARAGMPGLAVYGAAKAAAAAFSRCLATEVGRTGITSNCVSLGTIPPAEAPPEVLRKLARGYPAGRTGTPDDVAPTVLWLASAEAAWVTGQTVSVNGGWLTT from the coding sequence GTGTTCGAACTCAACGGGCGCACCGCCTTGGTGACCGGGGCGGGACGCCACGTCGGCCGCCGGATCGCCGAAGTCCTCGCCGAGGCCGGCGCCGCGGTCGCCGTCAACGACATCGACCGGGGGCGCGCCGAGGAGACCGCCGAGGCGCTGGTCGCCGCCGGGGGCAAGGCCGCCGCCGTACCGGGCGACATCACCGACCCCGCGACGGTCCGGGCGATCGTCGACCGCACCGGCGAACTGCTGGGCCCCGTCGATATTTTGGTCAACAACGCGGGTATCCCGGTCGGCGGCTCGACGTGGGGCGCGCAGTTCGGCGACACCTCCCCCGACGACTGGACGCCGCTGATCCAGCTCAACGTCCTGGCGGTGCTGCACTGCACGCACGCGGTGCTGCCGCACATGCGCGAGCAGGGCTACGGCCGGCTGATCCACATCGTGTCCGACTCCGCGCGTGCCGGTATGCCGGGATTGGCCGTCTACGGCGCCGCGAAGGCCGCCGCGGCGGCGTTCTCGCGCTGCCTGGCCACCGAGGTGGGCCGCACCGGGATCACGAGCAACTGCGTGTCCCTCGGCACCATTCCGCCCGCCGAGGCCCCGCCCGAGGTCCTGCGGAAGCTCGCACGCGGCTATCCGGCGGGCCGCACCGGAACCCCCGACGACGTCGCCCCCACCGTGCTGTGGCTGGCGTCCGCGGAGGCGGCGTGGGTCACGGGCCAGACGGTCTCGGTGAACGGCGGGTGGCTCACCACCTGA
- a CDS encoding Hsp70 family protein codes for MLRTLGIDLGTTNSVMAHLRRGEPEIIHNRRNEEATPSVVTRGRHGELLVGQDARRRTLLDAENVIRSVKRFMGRKFGDGDVQAALRELDYQVTAGMDGDITIAFHGRAYTPIEISAIILRRLKEDAELRAGGRFDRAVITVPAYFGERQVAATQEAGRMAGFHVLRIINEPTAAALAYGVTEDLPEEGRTVLVYDLGGGTFDISILLLVPGSVSVLGIEGDNLLGGDDFDRAISAALLDDVRAEYGPAYDPDRRDRPSLAKEAEQTKIQLSHQLSADVSLIGLGGGRFTMESVFDRARFEELIAPQIERTVELTRKAVREANLTVEDIDEVLLVGGSTAIPLVSRRLGEVFGPRRIRRGINPMQCVALGAAVQGALVADVECAECRAPNDLAATACSSCATSLVGAERVSCDGCHLPVPADAAACPKCGQSLSAADAAAPEGQRVPLAKAAPTAACPRCGSPAHPGAAACDVCGEALREASAETEPSGLRCPTCRTVNAPGAEACSSCGTWMQVTNPFDITPKNLGIELNDGRMAVIIPKNSTYPTTEPVSREFVVTGTGGRHRLEVAVYEGEHELAQQNELIGHLTMRLPDGTSGRTPVDVSFGLDRDRTITLAVRVHGGSEKTVKLERVTLDPVLKVQVEDSRRKLEDFTDRWSDELTPAEKSAARRLLDTLDDTAAGQTGGRSVDAVLAEARQRLEAQSEVRYAEAYLTAFIACTEAVVSAGDLDVLRGHLDALRRAREAGDWVAALDAAQRGLTYADELGHTARMLTMCRVFVAQDLVSPALAQRIRTELAGLEDAVRGVNMEKANRHLTVLVDLYAAAMRERGEVAPNPDDMTIRLEEA; via the coding sequence ATGCTCCGCACGCTCGGCATCGACCTGGGGACCACCAACTCCGTGATGGCGCACCTGCGCCGCGGGGAGCCCGAGATCATCCACAACCGGCGCAACGAGGAGGCCACGCCGTCCGTCGTGACGCGCGGTCGGCACGGCGAACTGCTGGTCGGCCAGGACGCGCGGCGGCGGACGCTGTTGGACGCGGAGAACGTCATCCGGTCCGTCAAGCGCTTCATGGGCCGCAAGTTCGGTGACGGCGACGTGCAGGCCGCGCTGCGGGAGCTGGACTACCAGGTCACCGCGGGGATGGACGGCGACATCACGATCGCGTTCCACGGCCGCGCGTACACCCCGATCGAGATCTCCGCGATCATCCTGCGCCGGCTCAAGGAGGACGCCGAGCTCCGCGCGGGGGGCCGGTTCGACCGGGCGGTGATCACCGTCCCCGCGTACTTCGGCGAGCGGCAGGTCGCCGCCACGCAGGAGGCGGGCCGGATGGCCGGGTTCCACGTCCTGCGGATCATCAACGAGCCCACCGCCGCCGCCCTCGCCTACGGCGTGACCGAGGACCTCCCCGAGGAAGGCCGCACCGTCCTCGTCTACGACCTCGGCGGCGGCACCTTCGACATCTCGATCCTCCTGCTCGTCCCCGGCTCGGTTTCGGTGCTGGGGATCGAGGGCGACAACCTCCTCGGCGGCGACGACTTCGACCGGGCGATCTCGGCGGCCCTGCTCGACGACGTCCGCGCCGAGTACGGGCCCGCCTACGACCCGGACCGGCGCGACCGGCCGTCCCTGGCGAAGGAGGCCGAGCAGACGAAGATCCAGCTCTCCCACCAGTTGAGCGCGGACGTGAGCCTGATCGGCCTGGGCGGCGGCCGCTTCACCATGGAGAGCGTCTTCGACCGGGCCCGGTTCGAGGAGTTGATCGCCCCGCAGATCGAGCGCACCGTCGAACTCACCCGCAAGGCCGTGCGCGAGGCCAACCTCACCGTCGAGGACATCGACGAAGTCCTGCTGGTGGGCGGCTCCACGGCGATCCCGCTCGTCTCGCGGCGGCTCGGCGAGGTCTTCGGACCCCGGCGGATCCGGCGCGGCATCAACCCGATGCAGTGCGTGGCCCTGGGGGCGGCCGTGCAGGGCGCGTTGGTCGCCGACGTGGAGTGCGCCGAGTGCCGTGCGCCGAACGACCTTGCCGCGACGGCCTGTTCATCGTGCGCGACGTCGCTCGTGGGGGCCGAGCGGGTGTCGTGCGACGGCTGCCACCTGCCGGTCCCCGCCGACGCCGCGGCCTGCCCGAAGTGCGGGCAGTCGTTGTCCGCGGCGGACGCGGCGGCCCCCGAGGGGCAGCGGGTCCCGCTCGCCAAGGCCGCGCCCACGGCCGCGTGTCCGCGCTGCGGTTCGCCCGCGCACCCCGGCGCGGCGGCCTGCGACGTGTGCGGTGAGGCACTGCGCGAGGCGTCGGCCGAGACGGAGCCGAGCGGTCTGCGCTGCCCGACCTGCCGGACGGTCAACGCGCCCGGCGCCGAGGCGTGTTCGTCCTGCGGGACGTGGATGCAGGTGACCAATCCGTTCGACATCACGCCGAAGAACCTGGGCATCGAGCTGAACGACGGCCGGATGGCGGTGATCATCCCGAAGAACTCGACCTACCCGACCACCGAGCCGGTCAGCCGCGAGTTCGTCGTCACCGGGACCGGCGGACGGCACCGGCTGGAGGTCGCCGTCTACGAGGGCGAGCACGAACTCGCCCAGCAGAACGAGCTGATCGGCCACCTGACGATGCGTCTGCCGGACGGCACCTCGGGGCGCACGCCGGTCGACGTCTCCTTCGGCCTGGATCGGGACCGCACGATCACGCTCGCGGTGCGGGTGCACGGGGGCTCCGAGAAGACCGTCAAGCTGGAGCGCGTGACCCTCGACCCGGTGCTCAAGGTGCAGGTCGAGGACAGCCGCCGCAAGCTGGAGGACTTCACCGACCGCTGGTCCGACGAGCTGACCCCGGCCGAGAAGTCCGCGGCGCGCAGGCTGTTGGACACGCTCGACGACACGGCCGCGGGCCAGACCGGCGGTCGCTCGGTCGACGCGGTGCTCGCCGAGGCGCGGCAGCGGCTGGAGGCGCAGTCCGAGGTCCGGTACGCGGAGGCGTACCTCACCGCGTTCATCGCGTGCACCGAGGCCGTCGTCAGCGCCGGCGACCTCGACGTACTCCGCGGTCACCTGGACGCGCTGCGCCGGGCCCGGGAGGCGGGCGACTGGGTCGCGGCCCTGGACGCCGCGCAGCGCGGGCTCACGTACGCCGACGAACTCGGCCACACCGCACGCATGCTGACGATGTGTCGGGTCTTCGTGGCGCAGGACCTCGTCTCGCCGGCGCTGGCCCAGCGGATCCGCACCGAGCTGGCGGGCCTCGAAGACGCCGTCCGGGGGGTCAACATGGAGAAGGCCAACCGGCATCTGACCGTGCTCGTCGACCTCTACGCGGCGGCGATGCGCGAGCGCGGGGAAGTCGCCCCGAATCCCGACGACATGACGATCCGTCTGGAGGAGGCGTGA
- the grpE gene encoding nucleotide exchange factor GrpE, which produces MPDTPATTEPLWLTASPLPVPEQARDVDLAKSYGRLVIRAGALRQRREEEAREARARERRLLMTLIETDDDLLALQRGRRLSPSRASGVDAVRRRLHRRLGAFGVKEIELEGRAVNTAYAEVAGTEETDAVAPDTVVETMAACFVWQGEVLRPGRVFVAIPPSPGPPAEITPDDGADTGANPPGPPGEDPATEAPTAENLPPEAVTTENLPTEAPTTAGPPAAHPWLTPPRDPRDTDAAPAVADPAEPDPAGASAAPPHTGGGAPATGESDAEAEGREPGAVDPSAIRPRTTRPGGADPADAPSAVAPPGDAAPGVADAGGADAGGAEPTGAPSAFVDPSAIRPWAARPADTAAKAGEPPVADAGDGDAPARAEPRADPSLVPVSEVSAPAAADDGGRTAPESPARRGPGKREQPKRTTRAQRKGADRPARQSDGRPGRAR; this is translated from the coding sequence ATGCCGGACACCCCCGCGACCACCGAACCGCTGTGGCTGACCGCCTCGCCGCTGCCGGTCCCGGAGCAGGCGCGCGACGTCGACCTGGCGAAGTCGTACGGCCGCCTGGTGATCCGCGCGGGTGCCCTGCGGCAGCGGCGCGAGGAGGAGGCCCGCGAGGCCCGGGCGCGCGAGCGGCGGTTGCTGATGACCCTGATCGAGACCGACGACGACCTCCTGGCCCTGCAACGCGGCCGACGGCTGTCCCCGAGCCGCGCGTCGGGCGTCGACGCGGTGCGCAGGCGGCTGCACCGACGCCTGGGCGCGTTCGGTGTCAAGGAGATCGAGCTGGAGGGCCGGGCGGTCAACACCGCGTACGCCGAGGTCGCCGGTACGGAGGAGACGGATGCCGTCGCCCCCGACACGGTCGTCGAGACGATGGCCGCGTGCTTCGTATGGCAGGGCGAAGTCCTGCGCCCGGGACGGGTCTTCGTCGCGATTCCGCCGAGCCCGGGACCACCGGCCGAGATCACCCCCGACGACGGGGCCGACACGGGCGCGAACCCACCCGGGCCGCCCGGCGAGGACCCGGCGACCGAGGCGCCGACGGCCGAGAACCTGCCGCCTGAGGCTGTGACCACCGAGAACCTGCCGACCGAGGCCCCGACGACCGCCGGTCCTCCCGCCGCCCACCCCTGGCTCACACCACCCCGAGACCCGCGGGACACCGACGCGGCCCCCGCCGTCGCGGACCCCGCGGAGCCCGACCCCGCGGGCGCGTCGGCGGCCCCGCCGCACACGGGCGGCGGAGCACCGGCCACCGGGGAGAGCGACGCGGAGGCGGAGGGCCGGGAGCCGGGGGCCGTCGACCCCTCCGCCATCCGTCCCCGGACCACGCGGCCCGGAGGCGCGGACCCCGCGGACGCGCCGTCGGCCGTCGCGCCGCCGGGCGACGCGGCCCCCGGCGTCGCCGACGCGGGCGGTGCGGACGCGGGCGGTGCGGAGCCGACCGGCGCCCCGTCGGCGTTCGTCGACCCGTCCGCGATCCGTCCCTGGGCGGCGCGACCGGCCGACACGGCGGCCAAGGCCGGCGAACCACCGGTCGCGGATGCCGGCGACGGGGATGCGCCCGCGCGCGCCGAGCCACGCGCGGACCCGTCGCTCGTCCCGGTGTCCGAGGTGTCGGCCCCCGCCGCGGCGGACGACGGCGGGCGTACCGCCCCCGAGTCCCCGGCCCGGCGGGGCCCCGGCAAGCGGGAGCAGCCCAAACGCACCACGCGCGCGCAGCGCAAAGGCGCCGATCGGCCGGCGCGGCAGTCCGACGGGCGGCCGGGGCGGGCCCGTTGA